In Mytilus trossulus isolate FHL-02 chromosome 10, PNRI_Mtr1.1.1.hap1, whole genome shotgun sequence, the DNA window aaatctgcgacatagcccatttactgtaacttgaccttaaatttataaagtgaatatttattttatcaattatcaaaaaatcaaaataaacttttatattataGTGGTTtctattacaatataaaaagaaatcaatttcatcatcaatttgtttacagtttttgcataatctttcttcttttggtattttAAGGTATCTTCCCTTTTCTATTAATAAATTATGGTCACTTTAACGAGAATATACAATagtaatgtataaaaaataattgtcttaAACTTACACTGTAAGTGAAGACGCAAGCAACTGGCTATGCAGACAGAACTGTGCACTTGGCACAGATTAACGTAGAGCCTTTTGTTCGATTCATATCGGGTTTATTTTGTCTCCTGCTTTCCCTTACCGCCGATGAAAGGTGTGTGGAGTAACATGTGTGTGGCTTTGTCTTGTtgtattttggattttttttagaaaattaatgatttaaacttataaactgtgtgtcgggtggttgtcgctttgacatattcaccatttcctttctcaattttatgtattgctttttttaagGATACACCAAAATACATTTGTGAATATTACTGTATAATATGATCAGTTGTTCATCTAGCAGGTTGGCATTTCGACCAATTTAGATTAAGTTTAcgtgtttatatatattctcaTATGAGTATtaaattgacaatcatatcacgTCTTCCAATGTTTTAAGGATACACGGAGGAGTTTTACTTTTACTCGTCAGAGAATAGATAGTTGAGAATTGATGAAACTTActaaatgttaaatgttaaagatttttaattaatataattcACAATATCGTAATGTAAATCaactaatacttttttttaatctattccATACCATAATATTTTGCAAAAACCATGTTAATGGATACACTTTtctattttgtaataattttaaagaattttgtaTTGAAGGATATccgaaaacaattgaaaataaatatgctATAGAAACACATTACAATACTTCCGATAATATTTGGTTTTGGTTTCACATAAAACAGAGTAATGTTCTTTAATTATCCGTAAAATGATTTAGAAactaattttctattttttctaagTTATTTTGACGCCAGATAGATTTTACTATAATTATTCGTACATGTACTTCACGATCCTTTCGGTTGTATAGCTCATAACTAAAGAAGTTTATTTAAGAGCTATATGATATATTGGGGAAAGAATAAATTCGTTTCACATACTAAAGTCAATCTTGACTGAGGCAGTTGGAATCtgaattttgttaattatttactattttttcaACGGAGAACTTAAGAAAGGTGTTTTATATGTCATACCAGTAGAGAACTACTGACAAATGTCTGAGCTGATGAACACTTCCCGGCCTAGTAATATACCAACCAGTGTATCGAAAGGTTGATCGTATTGTTGTGGAATAAGGAATTCAAGTTAAACAATATAATGTGTACAGTGTTGTTGCATtttaaacaaaccaaaaaaacatacattacAGATACATGTGCCGCCCTTGTTTAaagacgattttttttattagaggcTCATCATACACATAGATGTACATGATATTATGACATTTCTTCTGACTTTATTCAAAaccaattattaatttaattcaCAAGTGCTCAACTAAAACTACCCACAAATAATGTATTGTAGTAGGTACGAACAGACATGCAGACACTTGCTTTTCATTTAGAAAGCTGCCAGAACTATTCATTAACTATACCGAATAGTTTTGATGAGAACTCTTACTTTCCAATACATTATCCATGGTCATATCTTGCATATCTGATTTGAAGATAGAAACAAAGTGAAACCTGCCAAAATTTAAATGGAATCGATATATTGACAGGGTAAACATCTCTTGCTATGAATGCATCAAGCCCTATATAAATTCGGATGAAGATTCACAATAGGTAATAGGATGAAAATTTGGATAAgaaaaaatactgtttaatgTGAAGTCGctatagatttaaaaaataaaataaaatagcattgtcattattggtttacaatattaaaaaaactccGATTCTTTCTGGGTTTCATTCTGTTGTCCTGAACGTGTTTAATACTTTCAGTTTACACACAGTCGGAGTTCTCCTAGGAAACGATGTTTTGACcgtgtttaatttatttttagtttatacACATGTCGGATTATGTTGTGCATACCTATTATATCTGtatgttttgttcacaaatGATTGTCAAAATAGGTTGAAACcataattttctacataagaaactGTCTTTACCGAAGCAGCAATATGACAGCTgctattcattcgtttgatgtgtttaaacttttgtttttttcatatgattcgggacttttcgttttgaatattcctcggagttctgtatttttattgattttcttttttatactttcagTTTACACACCATTCAATTTCTACTAAATGAGATTGTAAACCATTTTTATACTTTCAGTTTAcacaacattcaatttttttctgacTGAAGTTGAATAACCTATTTTGCATACTTTCAGTTTAcacaacattcaattttttctgACTGAAGTTGAATAACctatttttcatactttcagtTTAcacaatattcaattttttttctgactgAGGTTGAATAACCTATTTTTATACTTTCAGTTTACACaccattcatttttttctgactgAGGTTGAATAAtctattttttatactttcagtTTCTATTGAATGAGATTGTATAAAccattttttatactttcagtttacacaacattcaatttttttctgacTGAGGTTGAATAAAccattttttatactttcagtTGACAcaacattaatttttttctgactgAGGTTGAACAACctatttttcatactttcagtttacacaacattcaatttttttctgatttgagGTTAAATAACCTATTTTTATACTTTCAGTTTACACACCATTCGCACTCTTACTGGGAATCGTTgtgacaattgttttatttaaatgttactATAGAAAACGGAGATCGCTGTAAGTATAAACGTCTGttttcaataatatataattattttgtatgcatatcatatatactagtcaacaataGAAACGATACGCGACTTTTAAATGATGAaagtatttaatataaaacaaaatgagatacactattttaaaaagctttcatttgcaatgtatgcaaATGTGATAAGGAAAATGAAAACCACTCGGAAAGTATCTAAATTCCGTGTAAACGATCATagggtgcaaattagttttgcggaaagttgaattaaaaatcgacacataattttctaagtgctatattaaatttcaaatttgtttaaaaatattcaatgtgctaatcaaaatatgttcatgttgtaactaatgggatgaattattgtttttttcaaatttttgggaaaaaaagtgttttttgaaaattgtgtgtGTTTCttcagtgttcctgttgttACTTTGATGTCCTCTCATAGTTGATGTATTTCCATCGATTTGAGTTTTTTAGCCGGATGTGTTAATTTTCTCTCAAttgttttataacttttgaacaccggtatacatACTGTTGcatgtatttacaaatataaattgaacGCCACAGCCGACCACCAAAACGCAAAACCCGGAAAATAGTGACATTTTATTTGCGACATTACAGGAAACCCAGAGTACGAGAAGAAAGCTTCCATCATGACAACGCCGTGTACTGGGACCATGATGCAGCATTCCAATTGGACGGAATGGTGGAACTGAGAGAACAGAGAAGAACAGAAAGCAAGTAACATGATAACATTAAGGTCACGGGGGTAAAGATAAATATGATTACAGATCCAAAGGAAACAACAATTGAATTAAAGACAAAGATAATAAAGTCATGAAAGAATGTCAGATCAGAAATCTTTGAACTCATCTTAAACAACTCCCGTGTTCTCACTTTTTGTTGGGGGGGAGGGGGTGATGACCGCATGCGTTATGTAATTGTTTTCTTGCGTTTTAATTCGTAACGTGTGTTCGCgtaatataaacaatatgtaCAATACTATTATGATAGGTCATTTGTAGAAACGGTGATAAGTACTTCATTGATGGTTTAATTGACACAAAAAAGGATgagatatttatataatattaagatgtaaaaggatgtcatataattataattactaAGTTTATGTAAggttataacaaaaatactgcatCCGACCAAAAATCTAATCTTTTCAATAGACGTTTAAGATTCATCCGAGTCCTCGAGTACTCGCGAATAACTTGACCGAGTATTCGAGTATTACATTTCATACCTTTCGACATCCCAAGTAAATAGTGCTTTGATGAGGTGGTATGagtcccaatgagacaactattcaaactttgatttcataaaaattagACAATTACTTTTACGATCATAAGTCTTTGAAGAAAGTACAGGACGTTGTATCTAGTGTAATACATATCGTATACATATAAGTATGTGGTTTGAACCACATTGGatcataaaatatgaatatggaaaaggggaatgtgtcaaagagacaataactcGACCATAAAGCaaacaacagccaaaggccaccaatgggtcaaCATAATATCAACTTATTGTGTGAAGCTTTAAAACTATTTCAATATGAGGTTTATTGAGCCCTCTCTTATTTCATATGAGGTTTACTGAATCCTCTCTTTGTTTCATGTGAGGTTTACGGGGCTCTCTCTTTGTTTCATGTGAGGTTCATTTGTCTCTCCCTTTGTGTCATGTGAGGTTTACTGAgctttctctttttttcatgTAAGATTTAATAAACCCTGTCTTTCATGCTAGGTTTACTGAGCTCTCTCTCTTTGTTTAATTTGAGATTTACTGAACCCTCtctttgtttcatgtgagtttTAATGTGCCCTCTCTTTGTGTCATGTGAGGTTTACTGAGCTCTCTTTTTGTTTCATATGAGGTTTACTGCACTCTCTTTGTGTCATGTGAGGTTTACTGAGCTCTCTCTTTGTTTCATGTGAGGTTCATTGGTCCTTCTCTTTGTTTCATGTGAGGTTCATTGGTCCTTCTCTTTGTTTCATATGAGGTTTACTGCACTCTCTTTTTGTTTCATGTGAGGTTCATTGGTCCTTCTCTTTGTTTCATATGAGGTTTACTGCACTCTCTTTTTGTTTCATGTGAGGTTCATTGGTCCTTCTCTTTGTGTCATGTGAGGTTTACTGAGCTCTCTTTTTGTTTCATGTGAGATTTACTGGGCTCTCTCTTTGTGTCATGTGAGGTTTACGGGGCTCTCTCTTTGTTTCATGTGAGGTTCATTGGTCCTTCTCTTTGTTTCATGTGAGGTTCATTGGTCCTTCTCTTTGTTTCATATGAGGTTTACTGCACTCTCTTTTTGTTTCATGTGAGGTTCATTGGTCCTTCTCTTTGTTTCATATGAGGTTTACTGCACTCTCTTTTTGTTTCATGTGAGGTTTACGGGGCTCTCTCTTTGTTTCATGTGAGGTTCATTGGTCCTTCTCTTTGTTTCATGTGAGGTTTACTGCACTCTCTCTTTGTTTCATGTGAGGTTTACTGAGCTCTCTCTTTGTGTCATTTGCGGTTTACTGAACTCTCTCTTTGTTTCGTATGAGGTTTACGGGGCTCTCTCTTTGTTTCATGTGAGGTTCATTGGTCCCTCTCTTTGTTTCATGCGAGGTTTACTGCACTCTCTCTTTGTTTCATGTGAGGTTAACTGATCTCTCTCTTTGTTTCATGTGAGGTTTACTGAGCTCTCTCTTTGTGTCATGTGAGGTTTACTGAGCTCTCTCTTTGTTTCGTATGAGGTTTACGGGGCTATCTCTTTGTTTCATGTGAGGTTCATAAGTCCCTCTCTCTTTGTTTTTTGTGAGGTTTACCGAGCTCGctccactgggtcgatgccactgctggtggagatttatttccccgaggttATCACaagtccagtagtcagcactttttgtgctgacatgaattgtcattgatatggttatatttataaatttactgttacaaatttttgaatttttggaaataagcttttctacctcaggcatagattatctttttagctgtatttggcaaaacttttaggaattttggttctcaatgctcttaaacttcgtactttatttggacgttttaacttttttggattcgagcgtcactgatgagtcttttgtaaacgaaacgcgcgtctggcgtatatacttaatttagtcctggtatctttgatgagtttatttgtctCATGTGAGGTTTATTGAGCCCTCTCTTTGTTTGTGATGTCAATACAAACATTCCGTAGTTGTGACATCTAGGATACAAAATGCCAGACAATTCTCTAAAagaatataacatttatatcgcattttaatacaaatatcattttaattacAGCTGTATTCATTACTGACAGCAGACATCGGGGTATACAGACAGACATAGGTGGAGATTGCATACATAATTTCGAAAGGTACActcatttatttgaataaaatgatgTTTTGTGGGCAGCAACCCAACTGCAAAAtgacatttgataaaaagagAAGAAACGCAAAACGTCTTcaataatcattttaatatgCCTACCTCTAAATAATCCGAAGTctataaagtttgtttttttcacagaaACAACTGTTTAAACTTCATATGAATCGGATCCAGACTTTATTTAcctatcatttgtatttttcgtaTATTTCGCACCAGGATATACAGTACTAGTGTACAGTGTCATGTGATAGAATCAATGAAAATGACCTGGGTAAATTGAAATGaataacgatttttttttgttacaaaaacagtttttttaGTCATCTTAGAGCTATATATGACAAGGTTGAGTTtctatgtaataaaatttatcataagTTTCCAACTATATTTTAGATCGCTTaatgtagtttaaaaaagttctgaataaagaagatgtgatatgcaGATAGATTAGTGAGTGACATGCAATATTCCATCTTTactattttgacaaataaactACATAGTTATGTAAATTTACTTTCAGGACCTACCAACAGGACGAACTAGATAATATGTCACTGGCACCATTGCCCCCGCCACCACCACCGCCAATCGATGATCCGTTTTCACAGGCAATGGCACCAAACCCACCTAGTCGTAGGTCAAAAGACGACTGTATCCGAACTGTACCAAGTTACCGGAAATCAAACATACCTAGTACCTTACAGAAAACATGGATTTTCAACAGTGAAGATAAATTAGCAACAAGCGATCATTTCCAAGAAATTCTGGATGAAGCTTTCCAAGATCAAAACTCACCTCTCCATCAAAGGGAAAGCCATTATATGTCTGTTCCTAGTGTTGTTTTAATTCCAAATCCAGAAGAAGGTCCACCATGTTGTCACGACGTCCGCCATTCTtacattaacattaaaaaactggACGGAAACACGATGTCCGAAAATAGTCTAAATAGTTCGCAACAGATTCTCATGGACTACGAAAACACAAGGGTTTGGGTCAAATCAAAGGAAAGTGATCTTAGTGACGACGAGTCACATATTGACTTCCGTGACGCAAATTTTCAAGACTGTGTGAGGAATACTTTACATAGAAAGGAAATTAAATCACGTAACATATCGGAAGTAGACGATCAATACTCATCTTTCGCTACTCTATCAGCACCAAAAAAGCCAGAGAGACCACGAACTGGTTACGTCGTTATGGAGTTGACAGAGGAAGTGATGTCATTCCTGAAAGTAAAGGAGAATAAAGTTGGGAAACCGTTAACTCTGTCTCACGAAAACATTCCGCCTGAAAAAATCTATTATGATGACCGCCTGAAAAATGGATATTTATCGATGTATGAGAATTAATACTAGTAACCAAAATGCAGGTGATAGTAAATAAACCTACATGTGTATTTTAGAGTAAACATAAATAAGatatattcattttgatatCGGTAACAGATGTTCggctatacatgtattaccattgAGAAAATATGAGTTGAGGTTGTTGGGCGTGGGCTTTTGAGAAAACTTGAGTTAAGGTTGTTGGACGTGGCctttctttataactttttgtattTCCGTTGTATCTTCCCAAGTAATGCCAAATAAAATGAAGCCTCTAAACTTTTCCGTATTTTATTCCGATTCGGCACaatttttgataacttttttataCCTTTAGTCTGGTATCTACTCCagtgttttataaaattgagattaTCTCTGCTATACTCCCATACCATCTGTGTTTTTAACTTCAATGTTATGTGAATAGGAAGATGATTTTAATGTCAGTAACGAACATGTCTTATCATGATTGACCGAGCAGCATGAAAGGTCACAGCAAGACAAAACAAAGGATTGCCtttcttttaatattcattAGCCCACATGAAACTTTCTAGCTGTGTTTATCAGTGAATGTTTTGTTGGTTTAGACGTTTTCGCTATCAATGAAAACTagatatatttgtaaatgtGTTTAAATAACAATCTATCAGCACAGCAATCGACCTAGTGCTGTAAACAATCGGAGCGTCCCTGATACTTGTCAGGATATGCTTCCGTCAAGAACTTTTGAAACATTTGAAAGCAAGTAAGTATTAGTCATGTCAGTGGCGAAACATGGTTTACTGGGCCTATGCTACCATCTTGCACCAGTGTGCatgatttatgtttattttatattttggtgaGTGGTTATAATTAACCGTAGCCATAACTCATTTCCAAAACGAACCCTAAAGATTCGAGATTATCTCTGATCTTATTATTTTTCGAAAAGTTACAGTTTTTccattgttttggtttttttatgaaatgtacTATAACTGTGTATAAATGTATAGAATAAAGTGTTTGTacagagaaataaaaaatataaaattcatggTGTGTTTTACAATTAAGTTTGTAGGGCATAAATTCTAGCCGATTGCATTCAGTGTGAAGGGAGAGGTAGAACCCTTGGTTAGCTTGCTAGGTAGCTGAATCGTGTCATTATTAGGTAAGGTACACTACCCACCTTTTCAAGTAGTCTATAGTCATACAGACAGAAAGATTGGTTATCTGTTAGACTAATCTACTCTCAAAGGAGGGAAGTTTACCTAACATAATAATGACGTCACAGTTCAGCTAATAAGCAAAATAACCAATGAATTTACCTTTAACTACACACTTAATGCTATCGGCTGTACGGTAAAAACGACAAATGTGTTCGATGCATTAGAACTAATGACGAAGAAATTTTATTATGGAAACAGAGTGTTTTCAGACATGATCATAATGCTCCCCATTTCAAGAATATATTTaccatttcaaatttgaaaaaaaatatacttgctATTTCAGTATATTAACTGCATTTAATTTGACAGGTGTGATTCTAATGCAATAACTCCTCCAGTGGTGTGATGATGGAGAACAACTGAGATCGACATTATATACACGTTTTACAATCATCTTTTAACCAATACAGCAAGTCTGTTTCTCAGCTAGCGAGAAACTGTTTTACGGTCTTGTGCATTTAAATACCATAATAGTCTCCGGACAAGTAACATAACTTATGGTTAAAGCAAAAGTATACAGCACTACTGACCGCTTATTGGAGAAACTCACCAGAGAAATTCTCTTAGACACTTTAATACCAACATATACATTCATATTCTATatcttacttttattttataccccccccccccaaaaaaaaagaattaaaaaaaaatcagaattgtaaaatagtacttacaaatataaaaaaacataacactcttcaatgacgctcagattaaatattagaaagccAAAAACAAGAAGAATGTTAATGAGCTTTGGGAACCAATAATTCACAAAAAcattgccaaatacggcttcaTTTGACGTGGATCTTTCTTATACATCCTGAAATTGAGTTATACTGTGTTCTTGTcttacagttttgtttatatgcttttttatgattttggtacatatttgtttgatttcatagtGTTTTAGATTAAggcacaatgttgactgctgtacccaattttctgcatttttacttattgtggctatttgttttgttcacatatcatagtcaatataatggaattgtatccatctgtcatacaagtgagaggtttagctagctataaaccaGGTTGAACCAATTCACCATGTCTGTACAaatttaggaatatgacagttgttatttaatcgtttgacatgtttgatgtgtttgagcttttgattttaccatttgattagggactttccgttttgaattttcctcggagtgtgatattttagtgattttactttataatttttttttggtgttttgaaaatgttttacgGGTATTACTGTTATATCTCACACTTCCCTTTAACGTCATGAAAGAAGTTGACCTCCTATCGAGATAACAACAGCTAGTATACACCAGATACTGACAAGTGTGTCTTATACCTTGATAAGCATCtagatataatttaattttggatgtaacgcaatttctgattggctgacgttatttagAGCCCATAGACATAGTTCAGTCATGTGACCgcgacgtcatcaacgttttttcaaggttttctacgttttaaaatggaatttataattaaattatacgACATGACTGTAATATGCTTtatgtctattcgaaataacataaaaaaatgtggggCTACGCGCATTATTCCGTgtgcatcacattttttatgttatttcttcatagacagaaaaaatagtAGTCATTCCTTAAAAAGATAATGAGGGTTGGTTGATATTGGGActtagaaaaaaatggaattataGCCTCTATATTATTTACTTGTTATCATAGACACAATTCATCACAAAATGGTTGACAGTTATTGAATATCTATGTCAAATATAAGCAAGGCTATGTTCCAATTCCAATTATTGATTATTATTGTATCTTTAAATCTGTACTTCGTTTTTGTCACATTAACCTATTAAGTCTACCTGTTTAGGTTATCCACCCAATGATGTCCACCTCAATATACAAGTGTGAGGTTTGTCTTGCTATTAAACTAGGTTTAGCTCATCACTTTCTTCAAGAAATACATGAACCAAGTCGGGAATATTATATTCCAGTTGTGTTTCATTTGTTCTGTCTATTAATAGCTTTGATTATGCCAGTTTTTATGAAATTCacctttttgaatttgtttggaGTATTTTTGttacaccttttttttttgtctattgtgACAATTCTTTAAAACTTATCACATACGTTGTTTTCACTATGAGCAACATGATGAGTACAGCTGGTGTAGCATGATTAGCTGACTATTAGGGAAACTGAAAAGGGGGTTCATGATAATCATCATTATACTGAGAGTGCCATTGCATGAAGAGACATTGattggtgcagaaaaattggtaacgtttttattatttcatttattttatgttcattGAAGATGGttgctttatatttatttttgaacgAATCCCACTAAAACTGAGGGTGTGCTCCAGAAAGATAAGAAGAGTCTGCTCCACCCCGTCCTGTTGCATGTGTTAgaacaaaccagataaagagTTTCATCGTGAGAAAGGGGTCGGAACTTTAGTTAATTTCGGTTATCAACTGTGAAACAGATATATTACGaaatggtcaaccaactcgtgatgacgtccataaaatttacaaagggacgatttcaatttcaccacttggaactcttgctttaatatctttaatgggatagatgcgttcaacagtcacgaaatttttaaatattgagtGAGAGAACATGGTCTACTAGTATAAAGCTAAcatcatatactagtatatagctAACATCATCTACTAGTATATAGCTAACATCATCCATAGTAAAGTTAGTGGATACTGCTTACTCATTACTTTCTAAGAAGTTCACGTATGAGGTCAGTCGCATATGAATAATAAAAGGAGGCAGCTGGAGGGTTCTGAATAATAGGTTGACAAGCGTGACGAGCTAGAAATTGGGAGGGCTGCcttttgataagggactttctttTTTGAACATTCCTCAGAGTTATATgttccttttacaaaaatcgCTTCAGACCTATAGAATTTATaacatgttattttcattttatatgacCGTCTGTGGCTGATTATTTATACATCCAACACAGCCAATTGAGCTTTTACTTCTGGATGGCAGGAAATCTGGGATAATGATACTTTCCATTCTGAATTactaaaacatgaaatatttatttatttctgtttattaCATCTCCATGTACATTTATGAATCATACAATAACTATTCTCATTAACAAGTATGCATAAATTATTATCACATTTAACAATTACATAACACTCAcataatcaatttttattaaaaactttaaaaaaaaaaattaatagtagacaactaaagaaatataaaaatttgtctGTGTTTAAAGttagtttcaaaacattttttacatttactgaatttaaataattcatagaTGGCAAATTGCATATTAACCAATATgggtttttattctttatatcaagccaatttccattttcatttttaaagaattttcaaactagagctttcatataaaattattctttattcactcttaattgaaaaaataacaatgtttcCAAAACTGACTGAATTTTATGattaatggtaaaaaaaaatcccctaTATTTCGTgggtaaaataaaatgaaaactttatcttaaaaaaacattatcatttTACAGACAGTTTACAATAGAAACTTAGattaagaaatttataaaaaaaactctcaaTCAATACAGGGATTTCAAAACAGTAATCCTTTacacatacaatattttttacaaaatctgcCAATTTGTTTCATACAATTAATACTGTTTCAAAGCAGCTTTATAAATGAAACAATTGTATTGATCAACAAATAATTACATACCAGTCAGCTTACATCTATATTCTctatgaatacaaaataaaccTACTTTCAGTTTGtctgattttgattttctttttgcaCAAGAACAAATAATATCTCAGTAATTTAAAAGGCATAATctaaatactaaaaataataGCTTTCAGGAAATATTCCCAGCATGATATGTTCATTATCTACAATTACGATTGTTTTGATCCATCACAACATAGTTCATTAACGCTTTTAACCAGTCttttataaaatctataaattGGCAGGAACTCcaacctaaaaataaaaatatattatattaatctatatttcattctttaatttgtaaacaataaaattatatcatattagCTATAGAATGTGAAATTGAGTTAAATACCTTAACCATTAACAGCATTGTAGTGCTAAGAATACCCTTActtatttgaaaacagaaaGTAGGTGTCTGACAGATCCAATAAGGGTTCATATATTAACTATGATACAAATTCATAGCTGTAAGGCTGTTATTCTGTTCA includes these proteins:
- the LOC134686814 gene encoding uncharacterized protein LOC134686814; translation: MYNTTLIPVTTVVIPVTTMVTTTVSTDAESVNNDDNFLEVSVSTAFYTPFALLLGIVVTIVLFKCYYRKRRSLKPRVREESFHHDNAVYWDHDAAFQLDGMVELREQRRTETVFITDSRHRGIQTDIGGDCIHNFERTYQQDELDNMSLAPLPPPPPPPIDDPFSQAMAPNPPSRRSKDDCIRTVPSYRKSNIPSTLQKTWIFNSEDKLATSDHFQEILDEAFQDQNSPLHQRESHYMSVPSVVLIPNPEEGPPCCHDVRHSYINIKKLDGNTMSENSLNSSQQILMDYENTRVWVKSKESDLSDDESHIDFRDANFQDCVRNTLHRKEIKSRNISEVDDQYSSFATLSAPKKPERPRTGYVVMELTEEVMSFLKVKENKVGKPLTLSHENIPPEKIYYDDRLKNGYLSMYEN